One Siniperca chuatsi isolate FFG_IHB_CAS linkage group LG5, ASM2008510v1, whole genome shotgun sequence DNA window includes the following coding sequences:
- the LOC122876056 gene encoding G-protein coupled receptor-associated protein LMBRD2B-like — MSGAALAVVVVVVFFLALYLLQRYGDLWKQQQMVLLGTLLSWYLCFLIVFILPLDVSTTIYKQCVLGNANHPIRVTRARRTSQTDDNFSVYPTVSTPKVCEEPWSYIPDGILPVFWRVVYWTSQFLTWLLLPFMQSYARSGAFSRVGKIKTALIENAIYYGTYLLIFISLLIYVAAHPQWQLSWTELQTIGITAANTWGLFLLVLLLGYGLVEIPRSYWLSSSLGYLLAKTYFKAAKMATEKAAAEENLADVMEEVAGVHESVRYNHCLRKCVDTILTKCPTEYQEEMGRNVESSSGEQSVLPTKRGLVKLHKKVISAVQRHSQTQVQWSILLDEAFHLEDVAKSQSSPVRHLVHSFPSAHHHGWIHRFYSPTVEWYWECVFRQGLYRLLAVLLCLLSAAVVWSECTFFSTHPVLSLFAVFVQMAEKQHNYICIEMVCFVSILFLCVCVYSTVFRIRVFNYYYLVPHHQTDAYSLQFSGMLFCRLTPPLCLNFLGLIHMDSAISHRDRIQTSYTSIMGSMRLLSFISDGFYIYYPMLILLLCFATFYSLGSRCLNILGFHQYITDDDLTSDLVDEGRELIRRERRKRQKAEDGGNRRLAWRERYGDQGATGRTRAAYTELKDSQSSPVMEIKESVVTFTRRDGEMEEQQRGLLQDNSSDEGSPNRRSTGGCYLSLSPSQTSIFDNL; from the exons atgagcggtGCTGCGCTGGCTGTCGTGGTCGTAGTCGTTTTCTTCCTGGCCCTCTACCTCCTCCAGCGCTATGGAGATTtgtggaagcagcagcagatggtcCTGTTAGGGACGCTGCTGTCCTGGTACCTCTGCTTCCTCATCGTCTTCATCCTGCCACTCGATGTCAGCACG ACCATCTACAAGCAGTGTGTTCTTGGCAATGCAAACCACCCTATTCGTGTAACTCGAGCAAGACGGACCAGTCAGACAGACGATAACTTCTCTGTTTATCCAACTGTCAG tacaCCAAAGGTTTGTGAGGAGCCATGGAGTTATATCCCAGATGGCATCCTACCAGTCTTCTGGAGAGTTGTATACTGGACTTCCCAGTTTCTTACTTG GCTGCTGTTGCCCTTCATGCAGTCTTATGCACGGTCGGGAGCTTTCTCCAGAGTTGGAAAGATTAAAACAGCTCTCATTGAAAATGCCATCTACTACGGCACCTACCTCCTTATCTTCATCTCTCTGCTCATATACGTGGCTGCTCACCCACAGTGGCAACTCTCATG GACAGAGCTCCAGACCATCGGCATTACAGCTGCCAACACCTGGGGCCTCTTCCTTCTGGTGCTGTTGCTTGGCTACGGCCTGGTGGAGATTCCGCGTTCTTATTGGCTCTCATCTTCCCTTGGTTACCTGCTGGCCAAGACCTACTTCAAGGCAGCAAAAATGGCTACTGAGAAGGCAGCGGCTGAGGAGAACCTAGCAGATGTTATGGAG GAGGTGGCAGGCGTCCATGAGTCTGTCAGATACAACCACTGTCTCAGGAAGTGTGTGGACACCATTTTGACAAAG TGTCCCACTGAGTACCAGGAAGAGATGGGAAGAAATGTGGAAAGCTCTTCTGGTGAACAGAGTGTCCTTCCCACCAAAAGAGGCCTAGTTAAGCTtcataaaaaa gtaATCTCTGCAGTGCAGAGACACAGTCAGACTCAGGTTCAGTGGTCCATCCTGTTAGACGAGGCCTTTCATCTAGAGGATGTAGCTAAAAGCCAGAGCAGCCCAGTCCGACACTTAGTCCACAGCTTCCCCTCGGCACATCACCACGGCTGGATCCATAGGTTCTACTCTCCTACTGTGG AGTGGTACTGGGAGTGTGTGTTCAGGCAGGGTCTCTACAGGCTGCTGGCAGTTCTCCTATGTCTCCTCTCAGCAGCAGTAGTCTGGTCCGAGTGCACCTTCTTCAGCACGCACCCTGTCCTGTCCCTCTTCGCTGTCTTTGTTCAGATGgctgaaaaacaacacaactacATTTGTATCGAG ATGGTGTGCTTCGTCAGTATCCtcttcctgtgtgtctgtgtctactCCACAGTGTTCAGGATACGAGTTTTCAACTACTATTACCTGGTGCCACATCACCAAACTGATGCTtacagcctgcagttcagtggCAT gTTGTTTTGTCGTCTGACTCCTCCTTTGTGCCTCAACTTTCTGGGCCTGATTCACATGGACTCCGCCATCTCACACCGAGACAGAATACAGACGTCCTACACCTCT ATCATGGGCTCTATGCGTCTGCTGTCTTTCATTTCTGATGGGTTCTACATCTATTATCCCATGCTGATATTGTTGCTCTGCTTTGCCACTTTTTACAG CCTGGGCTCTCGCTGTTTGAACATCCTGGGCTTTCATCAGTACATTACTGACGATgacttgacctctgacctggtGGATGAAGGCAGGGAACTCATCAGAAGAG aaagaagaaaaagacagaaagctgAGGATGGAGGAAATCGAAGATTG gCATGGAGGGAGCGGTATGGAGACCAAGGGGCTACTGGGCGGACCAGAGCTGCTTACACTGAGTTGAAGGATAGCCAGAGCAGCCCTGTCATGGAGATCAAGGAAAGTG tTGTCACATTCACCAGAAGAGATGGGGagatggaggagcagcagagaggcttACTGCAAGACAATTCCAGTGATGAAGGTTCACCAAACAGAAG ATCCACAGGAGGATGTTACCTGTCTCTGTCACCTTCTCAGACAAGTATCTTTGACAATCTTTGA
- the golm1 gene encoding Golgi membrane protein 1 isoform X2, which yields MGGLVNGRRGGRSPPLMIGALVACILVLGFNYWVSSSRNLELQTKLYELEGQVRRGAAERGVAEMKKNEFQEEIQRQKEQISHIESLYKRQLEGAQNTCSQEKGTLQQNISSSTKTLQELKGQLNQLNDDLGKLQKELQSCQGNIKTLNSKLTYDMTQCHSQVLSQKELCDERVAAAKLEVHKKMEKLVPPPGVSLQENAVNEAVKEGGPVMTVAGAVKTSTVVSHTPSLSQPKENEPPELLTNEIIVDKGPDAPVDLAPPKDLSEVESQSVPSAAAVKQGVLLPTEKGEAETSKLLKNNLTEDKEMEVMDAHEEGAQTEEADAGMEGMLIGSVKADKTPIGQKLEEPEEYDADEQVMGGVDMEKQQQSKQAENIDLEQELADYNGDDENEGEFEADKQAELAQI from the exons ATGGGTGGGCTGGTAAACGGGCGTCGTGGAGGAAGATCACCCCCACTAATGATTGGCGCTCTAGTCGCCTGCATCCTGGTTCTGGGCTTTAACTACTGGGTGTCCAGCTCCCGCAACCTGGAGCTACAG acTAAGCTGTATGAGTTGGAAGGCCAGGTGCGCCGTGGAGCAGCAGAGCGAGGAGTAGCAGAGATGAAGAAGAATGAATTCCAGGAGGAGATCCAGAGACAAAAGGAGCAGATCAGCCACATAGAAAGTCTCTACAAGAGACAGCTGGAAGGAGCCCAGAACACCTGCAGCCAAGAGAAg GGCACACTGCAGCAGAACATTTCCTCCAGTACCAAAACCCTACAGGAACTCAAAG GTCAGTTGAATCAGCTAAATGATGACCTGGGGAAGCTTCAgaaggagctgcagagttgCCAAGGCAACATCAAAACCCTTAACAGCAAACTCACTTACGACAT GACCCAATGTCACTCCCAGGTCCTGTCACAGAAGGAGTTGTGTGATGAGAGAGTGGCTGCTGCTAAACTTGAAGTTCATAAGAAAATGGAGAAGCTCGTCCCTCCTCCAGGTGTCTCCTTACAG GAAAATGCAGTGAATGAAGCAGTAAAAGAGGGCGGACCAGTCATGACTGTGGCTGGTGCAGTTAAGACATCAACTGTTGTAAGCCACACACCAAGCCTCTCTCAGCCCAAAGAAAATGAACCACCTGAACTGCTGACCAATGAGATCATCGTGGACAAAG GTCCCGATGCCCCAGTGGACCTGGCTCCACCGAAGGATCTCTCTGAAGTCGAGTCCCAGTCTGTTCCTTCCGCTGCTGCAGTCAAGCAGGGCGTTTTGCTACCAACAGAGAAGGGTGAGGCAGAGACCTCTAAACTTTTGAAGAATAATCTGACTGAGGATAAAGAGATGGAGGTGATGGATGCTCATGAAGAGGGCGCTCAGACAGAAG AGGCAGATGCTGGGATGGAAGGCATGCTGATTGGCAGCGTGAAGGCAGATAAGACTCCTATTGGTCAGAAACTTGAGGAGCCAGAGGAATATGACGCAGATGAACAAGTAATGGGTGGAGTCGATATGgagaaacaacagcagagtAAACAGGCTGAAAATATAG ACTTGGAGCAGGAGCTGGCTGACTATAATGGGGATGATGAGAACGAAGGCGAATTTGAAGCAGACAAACAAGCTGAGCTTGCTCAAATCTAA
- the golm1 gene encoding Golgi membrane protein 1 isoform X1 has translation MGGLVNGRRGGRSPPLMIGALVACILVLGFNYWVSSSRNLELQTKLYELEGQVRRGAAERGVAEMKKNEFQEEIQRQKEQISHIESLYKRQLEGAQNTCSQEKGTLQQNISSSTKTLQELKGQLNQLNDDLGKLQKELQSCQGNIKTLNSKLTYDMTQCHSQVLSQKELCDERVAAAKLEVHKKMEKLVPPPGVSLQQENAVNEAVKEGGPVMTVAGAVKTSTVVSHTPSLSQPKENEPPELLTNEIIVDKGPDAPVDLAPPKDLSEVESQSVPSAAAVKQGVLLPTEKGEAETSKLLKNNLTEDKEMEVMDAHEEGAQTEEADAGMEGMLIGSVKADKTPIGQKLEEPEEYDADEQVMGGVDMEKQQQSKQAENIDLEQELADYNGDDENEGEFEADKQAELAQI, from the exons ATGGGTGGGCTGGTAAACGGGCGTCGTGGAGGAAGATCACCCCCACTAATGATTGGCGCTCTAGTCGCCTGCATCCTGGTTCTGGGCTTTAACTACTGGGTGTCCAGCTCCCGCAACCTGGAGCTACAG acTAAGCTGTATGAGTTGGAAGGCCAGGTGCGCCGTGGAGCAGCAGAGCGAGGAGTAGCAGAGATGAAGAAGAATGAATTCCAGGAGGAGATCCAGAGACAAAAGGAGCAGATCAGCCACATAGAAAGTCTCTACAAGAGACAGCTGGAAGGAGCCCAGAACACCTGCAGCCAAGAGAAg GGCACACTGCAGCAGAACATTTCCTCCAGTACCAAAACCCTACAGGAACTCAAAG GTCAGTTGAATCAGCTAAATGATGACCTGGGGAAGCTTCAgaaggagctgcagagttgCCAAGGCAACATCAAAACCCTTAACAGCAAACTCACTTACGACAT GACCCAATGTCACTCCCAGGTCCTGTCACAGAAGGAGTTGTGTGATGAGAGAGTGGCTGCTGCTAAACTTGAAGTTCATAAGAAAATGGAGAAGCTCGTCCCTCCTCCAGGTGTCTCCTTACAG CAGGAAAATGCAGTGAATGAAGCAGTAAAAGAGGGCGGACCAGTCATGACTGTGGCTGGTGCAGTTAAGACATCAACTGTTGTAAGCCACACACCAAGCCTCTCTCAGCCCAAAGAAAATGAACCACCTGAACTGCTGACCAATGAGATCATCGTGGACAAAG GTCCCGATGCCCCAGTGGACCTGGCTCCACCGAAGGATCTCTCTGAAGTCGAGTCCCAGTCTGTTCCTTCCGCTGCTGCAGTCAAGCAGGGCGTTTTGCTACCAACAGAGAAGGGTGAGGCAGAGACCTCTAAACTTTTGAAGAATAATCTGACTGAGGATAAAGAGATGGAGGTGATGGATGCTCATGAAGAGGGCGCTCAGACAGAAG AGGCAGATGCTGGGATGGAAGGCATGCTGATTGGCAGCGTGAAGGCAGATAAGACTCCTATTGGTCAGAAACTTGAGGAGCCAGAGGAATATGACGCAGATGAACAAGTAATGGGTGGAGTCGATATGgagaaacaacagcagagtAAACAGGCTGAAAATATAG ACTTGGAGCAGGAGCTGGCTGACTATAATGGGGATGATGAGAACGAAGGCGAATTTGAAGCAGACAAACAAGCTGAGCTTGCTCAAATCTAA